A genome region from Triticum aestivum cultivar Chinese Spring chromosome 2B, IWGSC CS RefSeq v2.1, whole genome shotgun sequence includes the following:
- the LOC123043627 gene encoding uncharacterized protein has translation MDCQFQAAGRAGREAGDGSDSASEVEGYRVAACGIDFLASIATDLDLHPTPRSEVVDGCSSATIADDLQTSDAVVGAHERAASCPYPPACGWKRRNQTGDRLTARAMPSKFTSIERCLLNSEGNHGPETFAPVVGTTFDSCQEAYEQYNLFAWENGFGICHGKSRWGEGRYQQMHEIVCQCQVTLYTAVSWIYRVYCDLF, from the exons ATGGATTGCCAGTTCCAAGCTGCTGGACGGGCTGGCCGCGAGGCAGGCGACGGGTCCGATTCTGCATCTGAAGTAGAAGGATATCGCGTCGCGGCTTGCGGCATTGATTTTCTCGCGTCTATCGCGACCGACCTCGATCTGCATCCAACCCCCAG ATCTGAAGTTGTGGACGGTTGTTCTTCAGCTACGATTGCGGACGATTTACAAACATCCGACGCAGTCGTGGGCGCGCATGAGAGGGCGGCGTCTTGCCCATATCCACCAGCCTGCGGATGGAAACGCAG GAATCAAACGGGTGACAGGCTTACAGCAAGAGCAATGCCAAGCAAGTTCACATCTATTGAAAGATGTCTGTTAAACTCTGAAGGCAACCATGGTCCTGAGACATTTGCCCCTGTAGTGGGGACAACATTCGACTCCTGTCAAGAAGCGTATGAGCAATACAACTTGTTTGCTTGGGAGAATGGTTTTGGTATTTGTCACGGCAAGTCTAGATGGGGAGAAGGACGGTACCAGCAAATGCACGAAATTGTGTGTCAATGCCAGGTTACTTTATATACCGCTGTTTCATGGATCTATCGCGTATACTGTGATTTGTTCTGA